In a single window of the Caulobacter soli genome:
- a CDS encoding low temperature requirement protein A: MPRRQMLRDRAEGGHARVTYVELFFDLVFVFAVTQLSHGLMAHPTLLGVVETGLLLMAVWWAWIFTAWVTNWLDPERRPVRIMLFVVMVVGMVMTMSIPEAFGDRGLVFALAFVAIQLGRSVFTAWAMRDHPFQSRNFIRISAWFAASGVLWIAGGLAEGGARLALWGGAITLEYISPALGFWTPGFGRARAEEWDVEGGHLAERCALFTIIALGESILVMGATTATLPWTPMVIAAFLASFAGSLAMWWIYFSFTAEAASEAISHAKDPGRVARVAYTYTHLLPIAGIIVTAVADEWTIHHPVGHTDLKTAAALIGGPFLFVLGGLLFKRAVFRLWAPAQLVALLALAALVPVSTVIGPLALSIATTVVLLGVCVRETLVHGAKAER, encoded by the coding sequence ATGCCACGCCGCCAGATGCTCCGCGACCGCGCCGAGGGCGGCCATGCGCGGGTCACCTATGTCGAGCTGTTCTTCGACCTGGTGTTCGTGTTCGCGGTCACCCAGCTGTCGCACGGCCTGATGGCCCATCCCACCCTGCTGGGCGTGGTCGAGACCGGCCTGCTGCTGATGGCGGTCTGGTGGGCCTGGATCTTCACGGCCTGGGTCACCAACTGGCTGGACCCCGAGCGGCGTCCGGTGCGGATCATGCTGTTCGTGGTGATGGTGGTGGGCATGGTCATGACCATGTCGATCCCCGAGGCGTTCGGCGACCGGGGCCTGGTCTTCGCCCTGGCCTTCGTGGCGATCCAGCTGGGCCGCAGCGTCTTCACCGCCTGGGCCATGCGGGACCACCCGTTCCAGAGCCGCAACTTCATCCGGATCTCCGCCTGGTTCGCGGCCTCGGGCGTGCTGTGGATCGCCGGCGGCCTGGCCGAGGGCGGCGCGCGCCTGGCGCTGTGGGGCGGGGCGATCACGCTGGAATACATCTCGCCAGCCCTGGGGTTCTGGACGCCGGGCTTCGGCCGAGCTCGCGCCGAGGAGTGGGACGTCGAGGGCGGCCACCTGGCCGAGCGCTGCGCCCTGTTCACGATCATCGCCCTGGGCGAGTCGATCCTGGTCATGGGCGCGACGACCGCGACCCTGCCGTGGACGCCGATGGTCATCGCCGCCTTCCTGGCCTCGTTCGCCGGGAGTCTCGCCATGTGGTGGATCTATTTCTCGTTCACGGCCGAGGCGGCCAGCGAGGCGATCAGTCACGCCAAGGATCCGGGCCGCGTGGCGCGCGTGGCCTATACCTACACCCACCTGCTGCCGATCGCCGGGATCATCGTCACCGCCGTGGCCGACGAGTGGACCATCCACCACCCGGTGGGTCACACCGACCTGAAGACGGCCGCCGCCCTGATCGGCGGGCCCTTCCTGTTCGTGCTGGGCGGCCTGCTGTTCAAGCGGGCGGTGTTCCGGCTGTGGGCGCCGGCCCAACTGGTGGCGCTGCTGGCCCTGGCGGCGCTGGTTCCGGTGAGCACGGTGATCGGCCCGCTGGCGCTGTCGATCGCCACGACCGTGGTGCTGCTGGGCGTCTGTGTTCGCGAGACGCTAGTGCATGGGGCCAAGGCGGAGCGCTGA
- the pip gene encoding prolyl aminopeptidase — protein MDRNASAPPMSANGRRGLFRDIEPFSFGWLSTDGPHELYYEECGAPRGKPAVILHGGPGGAVNPTMRRFFDPSKWRMTLFDQRGCGRSRPNASLENNTTWSLIADIERLRVHLGIEKWTVFGGSWGSTLALAYAITHPERVEGLVLRGIFLLTQKELQWFYQGGAAMLFPDAWERFLAPIPVEERGDLMSAYYKRLTHPDRRIQAEAANAWSQWEGDTISLRGPEARPPKFNEEDFAIAFARIECHFFTHGGFFEEDGWILKNINKIRHIPAWVVQGRFDVVTPLDSAWALQKAWPESRLEIVWDAGHASTEPGVIDGLVRATNAALTA, from the coding sequence ATGGATCGCAACGCCTCCGCTCCGCCCATGTCCGCCAACGGCCGCCGCGGCCTGTTTCGCGACATCGAGCCCTTCTCGTTCGGGTGGTTGAGCACGGACGGTCCGCACGAGCTCTATTACGAGGAATGCGGTGCGCCGCGGGGCAAGCCGGCGGTGATCCTGCACGGCGGCCCGGGCGGCGCGGTCAATCCGACGATGCGGCGGTTCTTCGACCCCAGCAAATGGCGCATGACCCTGTTCGACCAGCGCGGCTGCGGTCGCTCGCGCCCGAACGCCAGCCTCGAGAACAACACCACCTGGAGTCTGATCGCCGACATCGAGCGGTTGCGCGTGCACCTGGGGATCGAGAAGTGGACGGTGTTCGGCGGCTCATGGGGTTCGACCCTGGCCCTGGCCTACGCCATCACCCACCCCGAGCGCGTCGAGGGCCTGGTGCTGCGCGGCATCTTTCTGCTGACCCAGAAGGAACTGCAGTGGTTCTACCAGGGCGGCGCGGCGATGCTGTTCCCCGACGCCTGGGAGCGCTTCCTGGCCCCGATCCCGGTCGAGGAGCGCGGCGACCTGATGAGCGCCTACTACAAGCGCCTGACCCACCCGGACCGCCGGATCCAGGCCGAGGCCGCCAACGCCTGGAGCCAGTGGGAAGGCGACACCATCTCGCTGCGCGGGCCCGAGGCGCGGCCGCCGAAGTTCAACGAAGAAGACTTCGCCATCGCCTTCGCGCGGATCGAATGCCACTTCTTCACCCACGGCGGCTTCTTCGAGGAAGACGGCTGGATCCTGAAGAACATCAACAAGATCCGCCATATTCCGGCCTGGGTCGTCCAGGGTCGGTTCGACGTGGTCACGCCGCTCGACAGCGCCTGGGCGCTGCAGAAGGCCTGGCCCGAATCCCGGCTCGAGATCGTCTGGGACGCGGGACACGCCTCCACCGAGCCCGGCGTCATCGACGGCCTGGTGCGAGCGACCAACGCGGCGCTGACCGCCTAG
- a CDS encoding low temperature requirement protein A, with amino-acid sequence MDNPDDLSDEELLAMLTPRQLADLDRAIAGLMGPEGLDKVIPLQVTAQLYTMRAAERDPTSALAMLQMAAAMRRRAEVLAADRKPKTLE; translated from the coding sequence ATGGATAATCCCGACGATCTGAGCGACGAAGAACTGCTGGCCATGCTGACCCCGCGTCAGCTGGCCGACCTGGACCGCGCCATCGCGGGCCTGATGGGCCCCGAGGGCCTGGACAAGGTGATCCCGCTGCAGGTGACGGCCCAGCTCTACACAATGCGCGCTGCCGAGCGCGACCCGACCTCGGCCCTGGCCATGCTGCAGATGGCCGCCGCCATGCGCCGCCGCGCCGAGGTGCTGGCGGCCGATCGCAAGCCCAAGACGCTGGAGTAG
- a CDS encoding alpha/beta fold hydrolase, whose amino-acid sequence MSPLAPPMPEPTFAQINGIRMAYYEAGPRVGTPIVLCHGFPEFSYSWRWQVAALAAAGRWVIAPDQRGYGLTERPDAVEAYDMEHLTGDLVGLLDHLGVEKAVFCGHDWGGLVVWQMPLMHPARVAGVVGLNTPFLPRMPVDPITAFRHAYGEDMYIVHFQKPGVADAQLAADVEKTMRYFMRKPAGQQAAFTSGKDQRPSLALQDGLARYEPAADDSQLLTADELKVFVETFQRTGFTGGINWYRNFVRNWERGEHLPVRVDGVPCLMIMAEHDVVLPPSLADRMNDQISDLEKVLVKDSGHWTQQEKPEQVNAILIDWLGRRFPN is encoded by the coding sequence ATGAGCCCGCTCGCCCCTCCGATGCCCGAGCCGACCTTCGCCCAGATCAATGGGATCCGCATGGCCTACTACGAGGCGGGGCCGCGCGTCGGCACGCCCATCGTGCTGTGCCACGGCTTTCCGGAATTCTCCTATTCCTGGCGCTGGCAGGTCGCGGCCCTGGCCGCCGCTGGTCGCTGGGTGATCGCGCCCGACCAGCGCGGCTACGGCCTGACCGAACGCCCCGACGCGGTCGAGGCCTATGACATGGAGCACCTGACCGGCGACCTGGTCGGGCTGCTGGACCATCTAGGCGTGGAGAAGGCGGTGTTCTGCGGCCACGACTGGGGCGGCCTGGTCGTCTGGCAGATGCCGCTGATGCATCCGGCGCGCGTGGCCGGCGTGGTGGGTCTCAACACGCCATTTCTGCCGCGAATGCCCGTCGATCCGATCACCGCCTTCCGCCACGCCTACGGCGAGGACATGTACATCGTCCACTTCCAGAAACCTGGCGTGGCCGACGCCCAGCTGGCCGCCGATGTCGAAAAGACCATGCGCTACTTCATGCGCAAGCCGGCCGGTCAGCAGGCCGCCTTCACCAGCGGCAAGGACCAGCGGCCTTCCCTGGCCCTGCAGGACGGCCTGGCCCGCTACGAGCCGGCCGCCGACGACAGCCAGTTGCTGACCGCCGACGAACTGAAGGTTTTCGTCGAGACGTTCCAGCGCACCGGCTTCACCGGCGGGATCAACTGGTACCGCAACTTCGTGCGCAACTGGGAGCGCGGCGAGCACCTGCCCGTCCGCGTCGACGGCGTCCCATGCCTGATGATCATGGCCGAACACGACGTGGTGCTGCCGCCGTCCCTGGCCGACCGCATGAACGACCAGATCTCGGACCTGGAAAAGGTGCTGGTCAAGGACAGCGGCCACTGGACCCAGCAGGAGAAGCCCGAACAGGTCAACGCGATCCTGATCGACTGGCTGGGGCGGCGCTTTCCGAACTAG
- a CDS encoding multidrug effflux MFS transporter, which yields MTDTPQPAPTVIPWRLVLMLGALTAFAPMSIDMYLSSMPEIGRQLHAGPDNVQATLAAFFAGMAIGQFLYGPASDRFGRRGPLLLGIGIYVVASVVCTLAPSIEVLIAARFVQALGGCAGAVIARAVARDRFNHADTARVLSMMTLIMGLAPVLAPQLGGVIQFFTGWRGVFGTLVVFGLLIGAWIAVALTESRSEATAVQARSENPFKAYAALLSQKRLLGYGLAGALNGATLFTYISTSPDLVMGTYGHTPLVFNIIFAFNAVGIIGASQVNRLLLRRLTPDQVLVRASVASIIAALLLSAAAWSGLGGEYTVLPLLFAALASYGLMAGNTMAGALSVDPRRAGSISALMGGVAFAAGALASWVGGLLHDGTPKPVAVVMFACLVGSSLAIFGLAVPKGLRAKAPA from the coding sequence ATGACCGATACGCCCCAGCCCGCGCCCACCGTCATTCCCTGGCGGCTTGTCCTGATGCTGGGGGCGCTGACCGCCTTCGCCCCGATGTCGATCGACATGTATCTGTCCAGCATGCCCGAGATCGGTCGCCAGCTGCACGCCGGGCCCGACAACGTCCAGGCGACCCTGGCGGCCTTCTTCGCCGGCATGGCTATCGGCCAATTCCTGTACGGCCCCGCTTCGGACCGGTTCGGCCGCCGTGGCCCGCTGCTGCTGGGCATCGGCATCTATGTCGTCGCCTCGGTGGTCTGCACCCTGGCCCCGTCGATCGAGGTGCTGATCGCCGCCCGCTTCGTGCAGGCCCTGGGTGGTTGCGCCGGGGCGGTGATCGCGCGGGCGGTGGCCCGCGACCGGTTCAATCACGCCGACACTGCCCGGGTGCTGTCGATGATGACGCTGATCATGGGTCTGGCCCCCGTGCTGGCGCCGCAACTGGGCGGCGTGATCCAGTTCTTCACGGGCTGGCGCGGGGTGTTCGGGACGCTGGTGGTGTTCGGCCTACTGATCGGTGCGTGGATCGCCGTGGCCCTGACGGAGTCGCGTTCGGAGGCCACGGCCGTTCAGGCCCGTTCGGAGAATCCGTTCAAGGCCTACGCCGCGCTGCTGAGCCAGAAGCGGCTGCTCGGCTACGGCCTCGCCGGGGCGCTGAACGGAGCCACCCTGTTCACCTATATCTCGACCTCGCCGGACCTGGTGATGGGGACCTACGGTCACACGCCGCTGGTGTTCAACATCATCTTCGCCTTCAACGCCGTGGGCATCATCGGCGCCAGCCAGGTCAACCGGCTGCTGCTGCGTCGCCTGACGCCGGACCAGGTGCTGGTGCGGGCCAGCGTCGCCTCGATCATCGCGGCCTTATTGTTGTCCGCCGCCGCCTGGAGCGGACTGGGCGGAGAGTACACGGTATTGCCGCTGCTGTTCGCGGCCCTGGCCAGCTATGGCCTGATGGCGGGCAACACCATGGCCGGGGCGCTGAGCGTGGATCCCCGGCGGGCCGGCTCTATCTCGGCGCTGATGGGCGGGGTCGCGTTCGCGGCCGGGGCCCTGGCCTCGTGGGTCGGCGGCCTGCTGCACGACGGCACGCCCAAGCCGGTGGCGGTGGTGATGTTCGCCTGTCTGGTCGGCTCCAGCCTGGCGATCTTCGGTCTGGCGGTCCCGAAAGGGCTGCGCGCCAAGGCGCCGGCCTAG
- a CDS encoding DUF423 domain-containing protein — protein MRGSALVIRLAALSGFLAVAFGAFAAHGAKDARAAELLHTGSLYQMTHALAVFGWLAVRKAGGKTGLATPALFLVGTLLFSGSLYALAFGAPRLMGMVTPFGGLCFLAGWLLLAWRAGTIAEDQA, from the coding sequence ATGCGCGGCTCGGCCCTCGTCATCCGCCTGGCCGCCCTCAGCGGCTTCCTGGCCGTGGCCTTCGGCGCCTTCGCCGCCCATGGGGCCAAGGACGCCCGCGCCGCTGAGCTGCTGCATACCGGGTCGCTGTACCAGATGACCCACGCCCTGGCGGTGTTCGGCTGGCTGGCGGTGCGGAAGGCCGGCGGCAAGACGGGCCTGGCGACCCCTGCCCTGTTCCTGGTCGGAACCCTGCTGTTCTCCGGCTCGCTCTACGCTCTGGCGTTCGGCGCGCCGCGCCTGATGGGCATGGTCACCCCGTTCGGCGGCCTGTGCTTCCTGGCCGGCTGGCTGCTGCTGGCCTGGCGCGCCGGAACGATCGCCGAGGACCAAGCCTAG
- a CDS encoding TerC family protein, with product MFDALIAQVGGLNGPFAAFLSVLMIDLVLAGDNAVAVGLAAGGLPAKDRKKVILYGLGAAVVLRISFALITTWLLGVIGLLLAGGILLLWVCWKMWRELREQITHDQANAQACLDGEQPVESNIKPAKSFKQAFLQVLIADVSMSLDNVLAVAGAAREHPAILVFGLLLSILLMGLAANAIAKLLHKHRWIGFIGLAIVLYVAAHMIWEGHRSVVIDLNKTDAYNAAAPSFLDITPAELAEHNSHKKHK from the coding sequence ATGTTTGACGCGCTCATAGCCCAGGTGGGCGGACTGAACGGTCCGTTCGCGGCCTTTCTCTCCGTCCTGATGATCGACCTCGTCCTGGCGGGCGACAACGCGGTGGCCGTTGGCCTGGCGGCCGGCGGCCTGCCGGCCAAGGACCGCAAGAAGGTCATTCTCTACGGGCTGGGCGCGGCCGTGGTGCTGCGCATCAGCTTCGCCCTGATCACCACCTGGCTGCTGGGCGTGATCGGCCTGCTGTTGGCCGGCGGCATCCTGCTGCTGTGGGTCTGCTGGAAGATGTGGCGCGAGCTGCGCGAACAGATCACCCACGACCAGGCCAACGCCCAGGCCTGCCTCGACGGCGAACAGCCTGTCGAATCCAACATCAAGCCGGCCAAGAGCTTCAAGCAAGCCTTCCTGCAGGTGCTGATCGCCGACGTCTCGATGTCGCTGGACAACGTGCTGGCCGTGGCCGGCGCGGCCCGCGAGCACCCCGCCATCCTGGTCTTCGGCCTGCTGCTGTCGATCCTGCTGATGGGCCTGGCCGCCAACGCCATCGCCAAGCTGCTGCACAAGCACCGCTGGATCGGCTTCATCGGCCTGGCCATCGTGCTCTATGTCGCCGCGCACATGATCTGGGAAGGCCACCGCAGCGTGGTCATCGATCTGAACAAGACCGACGCCTACAACGCCGCCGCGCCGTCGTTCCTGGACATCACGCCGGCCGAGCTGGCCGAGCACAATTCGCACAAGAAGCACAAGTGA
- the rlmB gene encoding 23S rRNA (guanosine(2251)-2'-O)-methyltransferase RlmB: MSSHSERNDRKKPSSPGRDFRSNPRENNRFSKGQGDAKDWIWGTHAVEAALSNPARPIPKRLLATPDRAKRLAPNLAKAPFLQILEGGEIARQLPAGAVHQGIALKIDEPDALTVHDLGAPAQGLLVMLDQITDPQNIGAIFRSAAAFGAKGVILQDRHAPALTGVLAKTAVGAVDKIPHARVVNLSRALEELADLGWRAVGLAGEAEHTLDQVLDGAPTVLVLGSEGEGVRRLVAEHCDAMGKIAMPGGFESLNVSAAAAVALYEASKIRP; encoded by the coding sequence GTGTCCTCTCATTCCGAACGCAACGACCGGAAAAAGCCTTCTTCGCCCGGACGTGATTTTCGTTCCAACCCTCGGGAAAACAACAGGTTTTCCAAGGGTCAGGGCGACGCCAAGGACTGGATTTGGGGGACTCACGCCGTCGAGGCCGCACTTTCCAACCCCGCCAGACCCATTCCGAAACGTCTTCTGGCCACTCCGGATCGCGCCAAACGACTCGCGCCGAATCTGGCCAAGGCCCCCTTCCTGCAGATCCTCGAAGGCGGCGAGATCGCTCGACAGCTGCCGGCCGGGGCGGTTCACCAGGGTATCGCGCTGAAGATCGACGAGCCGGACGCGCTGACCGTTCATGACCTGGGCGCTCCCGCCCAGGGCCTGCTGGTGATGCTGGACCAGATCACCGACCCGCAGAATATCGGCGCGATCTTCCGCTCGGCCGCCGCCTTCGGGGCCAAGGGCGTGATTCTGCAGGACCGCCATGCCCCGGCCCTGACCGGCGTGCTGGCCAAGACCGCCGTCGGGGCGGTGGACAAGATCCCTCACGCGCGCGTGGTCAATCTTTCCCGCGCCCTTGAGGAACTGGCCGATCTGGGCTGGCGGGCCGTGGGCCTGGCCGGCGAGGCCGAGCACACCCTCGACCAGGTGCTGGACGGCGCCCCCACGGTCCTGGTGCTCGGTTCGGAAGGCGAAGGCGTGCGCCGGCTGGTCGCCGAGCACTGCGACGCGATGGGAAAAATTGCCATGCCCGGGGGGTTCGAGAGCCTGAACGTGTCCGCGGCGGCGGCGGTCGCGCTCTATGAAGCGTCGAAAATTCGCCCCTAG
- the tuf gene encoding elongation factor Tu: MAKEKFERNKPHCNIGTIGHVDHGKTTLTAAITIILAKSGGATAKNYADIDAAPEEKARGITINTAHVEYETANRHYAHVDCPGHADYVKNMITGAAQMDGAILVVSAADGPMPQTREHILLARQVGVPALVVYMNKVDLVDDAELLELVEMEVRELLSSYDFPGDDIPITKGSAKVAIDGGDPIIGEQSILELMTTVDTYIPQPARPVDQPFLMPVEDVFSISGRGTVVTGRIEKGIVKVGEEVEIVGIRAPQKTTCTGVEMFRKLLDQGQAGDNVGVLLRGTKREDVERGQVLCKPGSITPHTKFAAEAYILTKEEGGRHTPFFTNYRPQFYFRTTDVTGIIKLREGVEMIMPGDNAELDIELITPIAMDQGLRFAIREGGRTVGSGVVSKIVE; this comes from the coding sequence ATGGCCAAGGAAAAGTTCGAACGTAATAAGCCGCACTGCAACATCGGCACGATTGGTCACGTTGACCACGGCAAGACGACGTTGACGGCCGCGATCACCATCATCCTGGCCAAGTCGGGCGGCGCGACGGCGAAGAACTACGCCGACATCGACGCCGCGCCGGAAGAAAAGGCCCGCGGCATCACGATCAACACCGCGCACGTGGAATATGAGACGGCCAACCGTCACTACGCCCACGTCGACTGCCCCGGCCACGCCGACTACGTGAAGAACATGATCACGGGCGCGGCCCAGATGGACGGCGCGATCCTGGTCGTGTCGGCCGCCGACGGCCCGATGCCGCAGACCCGCGAGCACATCCTGCTGGCCCGTCAGGTCGGCGTGCCGGCGCTGGTCGTCTACATGAACAAGGTCGACCTGGTCGACGACGCCGAGCTGCTGGAACTGGTCGAGATGGAAGTGCGCGAGCTGCTCAGCTCGTACGACTTCCCGGGCGACGACATTCCGATCACCAAGGGTTCGGCCAAGGTCGCCATCGACGGCGGCGATCCGATCATCGGCGAGCAGTCGATCCTGGAACTGATGACCACGGTCGACACCTACATCCCGCAGCCGGCCCGCCCGGTTGACCAACCCTTCCTGATGCCGGTCGAAGACGTGTTCTCGATCTCGGGCCGCGGCACGGTCGTGACCGGTCGTATCGAAAAGGGCATCGTGAAGGTCGGCGAGGAAGTCGAGATCGTCGGCATCCGCGCCCCGCAGAAGACCACCTGCACGGGCGTTGAAATGTTCCGCAAGCTGCTGGACCAAGGTCAAGCCGGCGACAACGTGGGCGTGCTGCTGCGCGGCACCAAGCGCGAAGACGTCGAGCGCGGCCAAGTGCTGTGCAAGCCCGGTTCGATCACCCCGCACACCAAGTTCGCGGCCGAGGCCTACATCCTGACCAAGGAAGAAGGCGGTCGTCACACCCCGTTCTTCACCAACTATCGCCCTCAGTTCTACTTCCGCACCACGGACGTGACCGGGATCATCAAGCTGCGCGAAGGCGTGGAAATGATCATGCCGGGCGACAACGCCGAGCTGGACATCGAGCTGATCACCCCGATCGCCATGGACCAAGGCCTGCGCTTCGCCATCCGCGAAGGCGGCCGGACCGTCGGTTCGGGCGTCGTCTCCAAGATCGTCGAGTAG
- a CDS encoding DUF5071 domain-containing protein — MDPQLAALLPKDKLDTAAIERLSQAGYPFIEPLLSELLTWMQDLNWPVAQDLRPFLADIGAPLAPHIRAVLRTHDDVWKYWTVIGVVAESNPLTVMLRPELKRIANSPTEGEREERIDVVARNILRRLEAGSDESVLPQEYVAHNRQVLGEA; from the coding sequence ATGGATCCTCAGCTCGCCGCCCTCCTGCCAAAGGACAAGCTGGATACAGCGGCCATCGAACGGCTGAGCCAAGCCGGCTATCCCTTTATCGAGCCTCTCCTGTCGGAACTGCTGACCTGGATGCAGGATCTGAACTGGCCAGTCGCGCAAGATTTGAGGCCCTTCCTGGCCGATATTGGCGCGCCGCTAGCGCCGCATATACGCGCGGTGCTTCGGACTCACGACGACGTCTGGAAATATTGGACAGTGATCGGCGTGGTCGCGGAATCGAACCCGCTGACCGTGATGCTTCGACCTGAACTGAAGCGTATCGCCAACTCGCCTACGGAAGGGGAGCGCGAGGAGCGGATCGATGTGGTGGCCCGGAACATTCTACGACGCCTGGAGGCCGGATCCGACGAGAGCGTCCTTCCTCAAGAATATGTAGCTCATAACCGTCAGGTTCTCGGCGAGGCCTAA
- a CDS encoding FAD-dependent oxidoreductase: MAIIDTRREQMFPSLKPEEIDRIRRFGDIAHAKAGAVLAKAGEVSPGVMIVLEGTARVTRRDAMDETHVIVEHGPGGFIGELAQLSGRPSLVDVHALTDLEVLRIKPDRLRAVLIAEAELGERIMRALILRRVGLLETGAGGPVIIGRAADGVVIRLSGFLSRNGHPYRHLDPDQVDCAKVLIERFSVDEAELPIVLCPGGQLLRHPSNAELARCIGMVGDLDPSRVYDVAVVGAGPAGLATAVYAASEGLSVLVLDTRAFGGQAGASARIENYLGFPTGVSGMALMARAYNQAQKFGANLAIPDEVASLDCEGDDGLSGYHLKLVSGETTQAKTVVIASGARYRRLEVSNLDEFEGSSVHYWASPLEAKLCAGQEVALVGAGNSAGQAAVYLASQVKKVWLVIRGKSLHASMSRYLIDRIESLPNIEVVVRNEIFELEGENGQLRAIRHRDLDTGEEDRCEISHLFLFIGAAPNTAWLSQCRVELDNHGFVRTGQDLAPGHPPLQTSRHGVFAIGDARAGSVKRVAAAVGEGAQVVAAIHAFLAEPVTGA; encoded by the coding sequence ATGGCCATTATCGACACCCGCCGCGAGCAGATGTTCCCCAGCCTCAAGCCGGAGGAGATCGACCGCATCCGCCGGTTCGGCGACATCGCCCACGCCAAGGCCGGCGCCGTGCTGGCCAAGGCCGGCGAGGTCTCGCCCGGCGTCATGATCGTGCTGGAAGGAACCGCCCGGGTCACCCGCCGCGACGCCATGGACGAAACCCATGTGATCGTCGAGCACGGGCCCGGCGGCTTCATCGGCGAGTTGGCCCAGCTGTCGGGCCGCCCGTCCCTGGTCGACGTCCACGCCCTGACCGACCTGGAGGTCCTGCGCATCAAGCCCGACCGCCTGCGCGCGGTGCTGATCGCCGAGGCCGAGCTGGGCGAGCGGATCATGCGGGCCCTGATCCTGCGCCGCGTCGGCCTGCTGGAAACAGGGGCTGGAGGCCCGGTGATCATCGGCCGCGCCGCCGACGGCGTGGTCATCCGCCTGTCCGGCTTCCTGAGCCGCAACGGCCATCCCTATCGGCATCTGGATCCCGACCAGGTCGACTGCGCCAAGGTGCTGATCGAGCGGTTCTCGGTCGACGAGGCCGAGCTGCCGATCGTGCTGTGCCCCGGCGGCCAGCTTCTCCGCCACCCTTCGAACGCCGAGCTGGCGCGTTGCATCGGCATGGTCGGCGATCTGGATCCCAGCCGCGTCTATGACGTGGCCGTGGTCGGGGCCGGTCCGGCCGGCCTGGCCACCGCCGTCTACGCCGCCTCCGAGGGCCTGTCGGTGCTGGTGCTCGACACCCGCGCGTTCGGCGGCCAGGCCGGCGCCTCGGCCCGGATCGAGAACTATCTGGGCTTCCCCACCGGCGTCTCGGGCATGGCCCTGATGGCGCGCGCCTACAACCAGGCCCAGAAGTTCGGGGCCAATCTGGCGATCCCGGACGAGGTGGCCAGTCTCGATTGCGAGGGCGACGACGGCCTCAGCGGCTATCACCTGAAACTGGTCAGCGGCGAGACCACCCAGGCCAAGACCGTGGTCATCGCCAGCGGCGCCCGCTATCGCCGGCTGGAGGTGTCCAACCTGGACGAGTTCGAGGGCAGCAGCGTCCACTACTGGGCCTCGCCGCTCGAGGCCAAGCTGTGCGCGGGCCAGGAGGTGGCGCTGGTCGGGGCCGGCAATTCGGCGGGCCAGGCGGCGGTCTATCTGGCCAGCCAGGTCAAGAAGGTCTGGCTGGTCATTCGCGGCAAGAGCCTGCACGCCAGCATGTCGCGCTACCTGATCGACCGCATCGAGAGCCTGCCCAATATCGAGGTCGTCGTCCGCAACGAGATCTTCGAGCTGGAGGGCGAAAACGGCCAGCTGCGCGCGATCCGCCACCGCGACCTCGACACCGGCGAGGAGGACCGCTGCGAGATCAGCCACCTCTTCCTGTTCATCGGCGCCGCGCCCAACACCGCCTGGCTGAGCCAATGCCGGGTCGAGCTGGACAACCACGGCTTCGTGCGCACCGGCCAGGACCTGGCGCCGGGCCATCCGCCCCTGCAGACCAGCCGCCACGGCGTGTTCGCGATCGGCGACGCCCGGGCCGGCTCGGTCAAGCGCGTCGCCGCCGCGGTCGGAGAAGGCGCCCAGGTGGTGGCGGCGATCCACGCCTTCCTGGCCGAGCCGGTGACGGGGGCTTAG